The Populus alba chromosome 6, ASM523922v2, whole genome shotgun sequence genome contains a region encoding:
- the LOC118027515 gene encoding uncharacterized protein isoform X1, whose translation MAASKLASLSILFILVLTLTAVVSVRADYDDITGSAAAVDSSAFKIELDQLKSKIHALESHIDEKTKELKGKDDMIALKEKIIQEKVDSIGSLQSELSSLQNNGKTDAQEQVRKAHARAGKLEKQVDKLAKELETQQTKKEALEARASEAEKKISELNLKLADLAKINEEQKSKIRKTERALKIAEEELLKTKSEATSKAKELMEVHGAWLPPWLAVQLVHWQSLVQTHWNEHGKPAMELSIQRALEKKAQAEKWAKPHVETIKTKWVPAIKEQWVVIATQVEPHVQSLTAKSVEIYEASKTTITAHVIRVQEIVDPYFQEAKKFSEPYIDQVATVTKPHVDKVRVVLKPYTKEAVDAYGKFLESATTYHDQVQGIVQETLEKHELTKPLATKDSIWFIASALLALPIFILARACSSIFCKKSKKPVRNAQTSHSRRKAKRGYPDK comes from the exons ATGGCGGCCTCAAAACTCGCTTCTCTATCGATTCTCTTCATTTTAGTCCTAACTCTCACTGCCGTAGTCAGTGTTAGGGCTGATTATGATGATATTACCGGGTCCGCGGCTGCCGTTGATTCCTCGGCGTTCAAGATCGAACTCGATCAACTCAAGTCTAAGATCCACGCTCTCG AATCTCATATTGATGAGAAAACGAAAGAGTTGAAGGGTAAGGATGATATGATAGCGCTGAAGGAGAAGATCATTCAAGAGAAAGTAGATAGCATCGGGTCATTGCAAAGTGAACTATCATCTCTCCAG AATAATGGGAAGACAGATGCTCAAGAGCAAGTTAGAAAGGCGCATGCACGTGCAGGCAAACTAGAGAAACAG GTTGATAAACTTGCCAAGGAATTAGAGACTCAACAAACGAAAAAGGAGGCTCTGGAAGCCAGAGCAAGTGAAGCTGAGAAGAAGATTAGTGAATTGAACTTGAAACTAGCAGAT CTTGCAAAGATTAATGAGGAACAGAAAAGCAAAATCCGTAAAACAGAACGTGCTCTCAAAATTGCTGAG GAAGAactgttaaaaacaaaatccgAGGCCACTTCAAAGGCCAAAGAGCTGATGGAG GTTCACGGTGCATGGCTTCCACCTTGGCTTGCTGTACAATTAGTTCATTGGCAG TCTCTAGTGCAGACACATTGGAATGAGCATGGAAAGCCTGCCATGGAACTGTCCATTCAAAGG GCCCTGGAGAAAAAAGCCCAAGCTGAAAAGTGGGCTAAGCCCCACGTGGAAACAATTAAAACT AAATGGGTCCCAGCTATAAAAGAGCAATGGGTTGTGATAGCGACACAAGTTGAACCTCATGTGCAATCATTAACTGCTAAATCTGTCGAAATCTATGAGGCCTCAAAGACTACAATCACTGCACATGTCATCAGGGTACAAGAAATAGTCGATCCTTACTTTCAG GAAGCTAAAAAGTTCAGTGAGCCATATATTGATCAGGTTGCTACAGTGACAAAGCCCCATGTTGATAAAGTTAGGGTGGTTTTGAAGCCCTATACGAAAGAGGCAGTTGATGCATACGGGAAATTTTTAGAGTCTGCAACTACATACCATGATCAG GTGCAAGGCATTGTACAAGAGACACTGGAAAAGCATGAGCTCACAAAACCACTAGCAACAAAAGACTCCATCTGGTTCATT GCCTCTGCTTTGTTGGCCCTACCTATCTTCATTTTGGCCAGAGCTTGTTCTTCCATCTTCTG CAAAAAGTCAAAGAAACCTGTTAGAAATGCTCAAACCAGTCACTCTCGTCGCAAGGCTAAACGGGGGTATCCTGACAAGTAG
- the LOC118027515 gene encoding uncharacterized protein isoform X2, translating to MAASKLASLSILFILVLTLTAVVSVRADYDDITGSAAAVDSSAFKIELDQLKSKIHALESHIDEKTKELKGKDDMIALKEKIIQEKVDSIGSLQSELSSLQNNGKTDAQEQVRKAHARAGKLEKQVDKLAKELETQQTKKEALEARASEAEKKISELNLKLADLAKINEEQKSKIRKTERALKIAEEELLKTKSEATSKAKELMEVHGAWLPPWLAVQLVHWQTHWNEHGKPAMELSIQRALEKKAQAEKWAKPHVETIKTKWVPAIKEQWVVIATQVEPHVQSLTAKSVEIYEASKTTITAHVIRVQEIVDPYFQEAKKFSEPYIDQVATVTKPHVDKVRVVLKPYTKEAVDAYGKFLESATTYHDQVQGIVQETLEKHELTKPLATKDSIWFIASALLALPIFILARACSSIFCKKSKKPVRNAQTSHSRRKAKRGYPDK from the exons ATGGCGGCCTCAAAACTCGCTTCTCTATCGATTCTCTTCATTTTAGTCCTAACTCTCACTGCCGTAGTCAGTGTTAGGGCTGATTATGATGATATTACCGGGTCCGCGGCTGCCGTTGATTCCTCGGCGTTCAAGATCGAACTCGATCAACTCAAGTCTAAGATCCACGCTCTCG AATCTCATATTGATGAGAAAACGAAAGAGTTGAAGGGTAAGGATGATATGATAGCGCTGAAGGAGAAGATCATTCAAGAGAAAGTAGATAGCATCGGGTCATTGCAAAGTGAACTATCATCTCTCCAG AATAATGGGAAGACAGATGCTCAAGAGCAAGTTAGAAAGGCGCATGCACGTGCAGGCAAACTAGAGAAACAG GTTGATAAACTTGCCAAGGAATTAGAGACTCAACAAACGAAAAAGGAGGCTCTGGAAGCCAGAGCAAGTGAAGCTGAGAAGAAGATTAGTGAATTGAACTTGAAACTAGCAGAT CTTGCAAAGATTAATGAGGAACAGAAAAGCAAAATCCGTAAAACAGAACGTGCTCTCAAAATTGCTGAG GAAGAactgttaaaaacaaaatccgAGGCCACTTCAAAGGCCAAAGAGCTGATGGAG GTTCACGGTGCATGGCTTCCACCTTGGCTTGCTGTACAATTAGTTCATTGGCAG ACACATTGGAATGAGCATGGAAAGCCTGCCATGGAACTGTCCATTCAAAGG GCCCTGGAGAAAAAAGCCCAAGCTGAAAAGTGGGCTAAGCCCCACGTGGAAACAATTAAAACT AAATGGGTCCCAGCTATAAAAGAGCAATGGGTTGTGATAGCGACACAAGTTGAACCTCATGTGCAATCATTAACTGCTAAATCTGTCGAAATCTATGAGGCCTCAAAGACTACAATCACTGCACATGTCATCAGGGTACAAGAAATAGTCGATCCTTACTTTCAG GAAGCTAAAAAGTTCAGTGAGCCATATATTGATCAGGTTGCTACAGTGACAAAGCCCCATGTTGATAAAGTTAGGGTGGTTTTGAAGCCCTATACGAAAGAGGCAGTTGATGCATACGGGAAATTTTTAGAGTCTGCAACTACATACCATGATCAG GTGCAAGGCATTGTACAAGAGACACTGGAAAAGCATGAGCTCACAAAACCACTAGCAACAAAAGACTCCATCTGGTTCATT GCCTCTGCTTTGTTGGCCCTACCTATCTTCATTTTGGCCAGAGCTTGTTCTTCCATCTTCTG CAAAAAGTCAAAGAAACCTGTTAGAAATGCTCAAACCAGTCACTCTCGTCGCAAGGCTAAACGGGGGTATCCTGACAAGTAG
- the LOC118027528 gene encoding NAC domain-containing protein 92 isoform X1 has protein sequence MRMQKPTSDKGKKQVEKEKDMEGDAKDETLPPGFRFHPTDEELITYYLQSKISDADFSCRAIGDVDLNKCEPWDLPGKAKMGEKEWYFFSLRDRKYPTGVRTNRATNTGYWKTTGKDKEIFNSVTSQLVGMKKTLVFYRGRAPRGEKTNWVMHEYRFHSKAAFRASKDEWVVCRVFQKSAGVKKYPSNQSRTANPYNLEIGPSVIPSQMMQAAENFQLPFGRNYMMSNAELQAELSRVFRAGGSTGINLPMQAPPLNNTNYSVGGGGPGGGGCFTISGLNLNLGGAASQPMLRPMPPPVMNQQDVITSSMMTSSNSFALDQAADYGAEMNTANGHANRFMGMEQCMDLENYWPPY, from the exons ATGCGCATGCAA AAGCCTACAAGTGATAAAGGGAAGAAACAGGTTGAAAAGGAGAAGGATATGGAAGGAGATGCAAAGGATGAGACTTTGCCTCCGGGTTTTCGGTTTCATCCCACAGATGAAGAACTCATAACTTACTATCTTCAAAGCAAGATTTCTGACGCTGATTTCTCATGTAGAGCTATTGGTGATGTTGATCTCAACAAGTGCGAACCATGGGATCTTCCAG GGAAAGCAAAGATGGGAGAAAAGGAGTGGTATTTCTTTAGTCTTCGAGACCGAAAATATCCAACTGGTGTGAGGACAAACCGGGCAACAAATACTGGATACTGGAAGACCACTGGAAAAGATAAAGAGATCTTCAACAGTGTCACATCACAGTTGGTAGGGATGAAGAAGACATTGGTTTTCTATAGAGGAAGGGCTCCAAGAGGAGAGAAAACCAACTGGGTCATGCATGAATATCGTTTCCACTCCAAAGCTGCCTTTAGAGCTTCCAAG GATGAATGGGTGGTTTGCCGAGTCTTCCAAAAGAGTGCGGGGGTCAAGAAATATCCTTCAAACCAATCAAGGACAGCAAATCCCTACAACCTCGAGATAGGACCAAGTGTTATACCTTCACAAATGATGCAGGCTGCAGAGAACTTCCAGCTCCCCTTTGGAAGAAACTATATGATGAGTAACGCAGAACTTCAGGCAGAGCTTTCTAGGGTTTTCAGAGCTGGTGGGTCAACTGGTATCAATCTACCAATGCAGGCCCCCCCGTTGAATAATACTAATTACTCCGTTGGAGGAGGAGGTCCGGGAGGAGGAGGATGCTTTACTATTTCAGGGTTGAACTTGAACCTTGGAGGGGCTGCATCACAACCGATGTTGCGTCCAATGCCACCTCCGGTTATGAATCAACAAGATGTAATAACCTCTTCCATGATGACTAGTAGTAATTCTTTTGCTTTAGATCAGGCTGCAGATTATGGTGCAGAAATGAACACTGCAAATGGGCATGCCAACAGATTCATGGGCATGGAACAGTGCATGGATCTGGAGAACTACTGGCCTCCATACTGA
- the LOC118027528 gene encoding NAC domain-containing protein 92 isoform X2 encodes MKPTSDKGKKQVEKEKDMEGDAKDETLPPGFRFHPTDEELITYYLQSKISDADFSCRAIGDVDLNKCEPWDLPGKAKMGEKEWYFFSLRDRKYPTGVRTNRATNTGYWKTTGKDKEIFNSVTSQLVGMKKTLVFYRGRAPRGEKTNWVMHEYRFHSKAAFRASKDEWVVCRVFQKSAGVKKYPSNQSRTANPYNLEIGPSVIPSQMMQAAENFQLPFGRNYMMSNAELQAELSRVFRAGGSTGINLPMQAPPLNNTNYSVGGGGPGGGGCFTISGLNLNLGGAASQPMLRPMPPPVMNQQDVITSSMMTSSNSFALDQAADYGAEMNTANGHANRFMGMEQCMDLENYWPPY; translated from the exons ATG AAGCCTACAAGTGATAAAGGGAAGAAACAGGTTGAAAAGGAGAAGGATATGGAAGGAGATGCAAAGGATGAGACTTTGCCTCCGGGTTTTCGGTTTCATCCCACAGATGAAGAACTCATAACTTACTATCTTCAAAGCAAGATTTCTGACGCTGATTTCTCATGTAGAGCTATTGGTGATGTTGATCTCAACAAGTGCGAACCATGGGATCTTCCAG GGAAAGCAAAGATGGGAGAAAAGGAGTGGTATTTCTTTAGTCTTCGAGACCGAAAATATCCAACTGGTGTGAGGACAAACCGGGCAACAAATACTGGATACTGGAAGACCACTGGAAAAGATAAAGAGATCTTCAACAGTGTCACATCACAGTTGGTAGGGATGAAGAAGACATTGGTTTTCTATAGAGGAAGGGCTCCAAGAGGAGAGAAAACCAACTGGGTCATGCATGAATATCGTTTCCACTCCAAAGCTGCCTTTAGAGCTTCCAAG GATGAATGGGTGGTTTGCCGAGTCTTCCAAAAGAGTGCGGGGGTCAAGAAATATCCTTCAAACCAATCAAGGACAGCAAATCCCTACAACCTCGAGATAGGACCAAGTGTTATACCTTCACAAATGATGCAGGCTGCAGAGAACTTCCAGCTCCCCTTTGGAAGAAACTATATGATGAGTAACGCAGAACTTCAGGCAGAGCTTTCTAGGGTTTTCAGAGCTGGTGGGTCAACTGGTATCAATCTACCAATGCAGGCCCCCCCGTTGAATAATACTAATTACTCCGTTGGAGGAGGAGGTCCGGGAGGAGGAGGATGCTTTACTATTTCAGGGTTGAACTTGAACCTTGGAGGGGCTGCATCACAACCGATGTTGCGTCCAATGCCACCTCCGGTTATGAATCAACAAGATGTAATAACCTCTTCCATGATGACTAGTAGTAATTCTTTTGCTTTAGATCAGGCTGCAGATTATGGTGCAGAAATGAACACTGCAAATGGGCATGCCAACAGATTCATGGGCATGGAACAGTGCATGGATCTGGAGAACTACTGGCCTCCATACTGA